In the genome of Nocardia sp. NBC_00416, one region contains:
- a CDS encoding ABC transporter substrate-binding protein, whose product MNRSSKLLTMLCAAVLTTTVVAGCVSPEKSSGDGAAGGLLSATAVGGGASMSYTVPQLIDSMDAGKAHGLDVTYQGTGTSSSNMVAAVLSGDADFAFPAATTAIDSIQEGGDLVIVASALRYASILGLRNDVSERTGVSAESPVLERIKALKGLKIATSPEGSGNNTMLRKIVADGGLDPDRDVEIIGVQDPSAIVGGVKQGRFDGGFYGAGVIEANIASGEAQMWLSTARGDVDELLGHQIGMVMVTSKKTLANKPDLVRAMFDTVVDVEKSIANDPGAAGALLRQNWFPDLDGKVFDLAWEQAQHAYPVDGLVTEAQFGAILDFMTTGDKKYTLDYADSVYQGAR is encoded by the coding sequence ATGAACAGATCCAGCAAACTCCTCACGATGCTCTGTGCGGCCGTGCTGACGACCACTGTTGTCGCGGGATGCGTATCCCCCGAAAAATCTTCGGGTGATGGCGCGGCGGGCGGGCTCCTCTCGGCGACGGCCGTCGGCGGCGGCGCATCGATGAGCTACACCGTCCCCCAGCTCATCGACTCGATGGACGCCGGCAAGGCGCACGGCCTCGACGTGACCTATCAGGGTACGGGCACCTCCAGCAGCAATATGGTGGCCGCGGTGCTCTCGGGCGATGCTGATTTCGCGTTCCCCGCGGCGACCACCGCGATCGACTCGATCCAGGAGGGCGGCGACCTGGTCATCGTCGCGAGTGCGCTCCGGTACGCGTCGATCCTGGGCCTGCGAAACGATGTGTCGGAACGTACGGGCGTCTCCGCGGAGTCCCCGGTGCTCGAGCGCATCAAGGCACTGAAGGGTTTGAAGATCGCGACCTCGCCGGAGGGGTCGGGCAACAATACGATGCTCCGGAAGATCGTCGCCGATGGTGGTCTGGATCCGGACAGAGACGTGGAGATCATCGGCGTCCAGGACCCGTCCGCGATCGTCGGCGGGGTGAAGCAGGGTCGCTTCGACGGCGGCTTCTACGGCGCCGGAGTCATCGAGGCCAATATCGCCTCCGGTGAGGCCCAGATGTGGCTGTCGACGGCTCGGGGCGACGTGGACGAGCTACTCGGGCACCAGATCGGCATGGTGATGGTCACCTCCAAGAAGACCCTCGCGAACAAGCCGGACCTGGTCCGCGCCATGTTCGACACCGTTGTCGACGTCGAGAAGTCCATTGCGAACGACCCCGGGGCGGCGGGAGCGCTGCTGCGGCAGAACTGGTTCCCCGACCTCGACGGCAAGGTTTTCGACCTGGCGTGGGAACAGGCTCAGCACGCCTACCCCGTCGACGGGCTGGTCACCGAAGCGCAGTTCGGCGCCATTCTGGACTTCATGACGACCGGCGACAAGAAATACACGCTGGACTATGCCGACTCGGTCTACCAGGGAGCGCGGTAG
- a CDS encoding ABC transporter permease — MPVESDAVPKKRSRWTVPMIRLAIVIGVLALWELASGRVIDEFFISRPSEIAQVWVRWVGDGTLWYNASSTFLSAAIGFALGGTAAIVVGYVLGGSPRLAEIFEPFITSIYSLPKLALVPLFVMWFGIGRPLQLAICGLVVFFLMFYNTYYGIRDVDRGLIDAMRVMGGSKWDIATRVRLPSALVWVTAGLKLSVPQALVAVVVAEILASNRGLGHLVALNSGQFNSAGTFAAVATLLLVGIVIDRLLAVATRRALIWKQEGPAGR; from the coding sequence GTGCCGGTCGAATCCGACGCCGTGCCGAAGAAACGATCACGATGGACTGTGCCGATGATCCGGCTCGCCATCGTTATCGGAGTGCTGGCGCTGTGGGAGCTCGCCTCGGGACGCGTCATCGACGAGTTCTTCATCAGCCGGCCCAGCGAGATCGCGCAGGTCTGGGTGCGCTGGGTGGGCGATGGAACCCTGTGGTACAACGCGTCCAGTACGTTCCTGTCGGCAGCTATCGGCTTCGCCCTCGGCGGGACGGCGGCCATTGTCGTCGGCTACGTCCTCGGCGGTTCACCGCGACTGGCCGAGATCTTCGAGCCGTTCATCACCTCGATCTACAGCCTGCCCAAACTCGCGTTGGTGCCGTTGTTCGTGATGTGGTTCGGGATCGGGAGACCACTTCAGCTCGCGATCTGCGGATTGGTTGTCTTCTTCCTCATGTTCTACAACACCTACTACGGGATCCGGGATGTCGATCGCGGCCTGATCGACGCGATGCGGGTGATGGGTGGCAGCAAGTGGGACATCGCGACCCGCGTCCGGCTGCCCTCGGCCCTGGTGTGGGTGACCGCGGGGCTGAAACTGTCTGTTCCGCAAGCGCTCGTGGCTGTGGTGGTCGCCGAGATCCTGGCCTCGAACCGGGGCCTGGGTCATCTGGTCGCGCTCAACTCCGGCCAATTCAACTCCGCCGGCACGTTCGCGGCCGTCGCCACGCTATTGCTCGTCGGCATCGTCATCGACCGGCTGCTGGCCGTCGCCACCCGGCGAGCGCTGATCTGGAAGCAGGAAGGACCAGCAGGACGATGA
- a CDS encoding ABC transporter ATP-binding protein has product MGSETLLELSGIRMGFGDGPDVIADTSMDMAANEFVSVIGPSGCGKSTILNAVAGLMPVRGGRVVYRGRAIRTVNTDVGYMTQGDTLLPWRTVQDNIAMPLRLRGVAKASIREKVGALVKLLDLVDAADKFPAQLSGGMKRRALLARSMIYEPALLLMDEPFAALDAQLRTQMHRELRRTVADTGQAVLFITHDIYEAVLLSDRVVVLGGRPAAPISEHLVPFGPDRDMEVLRFDPEFVRLEKVVHDALGAARTMSREAS; this is encoded by the coding sequence GTGGGCAGCGAAACTCTGCTGGAACTGTCCGGCATCCGGATGGGTTTCGGCGACGGTCCCGACGTGATCGCCGACACCAGTATGGACATGGCCGCGAACGAGTTCGTCAGCGTGATCGGCCCGTCCGGATGCGGTAAGTCCACGATCCTGAACGCGGTCGCCGGTCTCATGCCGGTGCGCGGCGGGCGAGTTGTCTACCGGGGCAGAGCGATTCGCACAGTGAACACCGATGTCGGCTATATGACGCAGGGCGACACGCTGTTGCCGTGGCGGACTGTGCAGGACAACATCGCGATGCCGCTCCGGCTACGCGGAGTCGCCAAGGCCTCGATTCGCGAGAAGGTCGGCGCGCTGGTGAAGTTGCTGGACCTGGTGGACGCCGCCGACAAGTTCCCGGCTCAGCTCTCGGGCGGAATGAAGAGGCGGGCGCTGTTGGCGCGCAGCATGATCTACGAACCCGCGCTACTGCTGATGGACGAGCCGTTCGCCGCACTCGACGCGCAGCTACGGACACAGATGCATCGGGAACTGCGGCGGACGGTGGCGGACACCGGGCAGGCCGTGCTGTTCATCACCCATGACATCTACGAGGCCGTATTGCTGTCCGATCGCGTCGTCGTATTGGGTGGAAGGCCCGCGGCGCCGATTTCCGAGCACCTCGTGCCGTTCGGCCCCGACCGGGATATGGAAGTACTGCGATTCGACCCCGAGTTCGTACGTCTGGAGAAAGTGGTGCACGACGCGCTGGGAGCGGCTCGAACGATGTCGAGGGAAGCGTCATGA
- a CDS encoding acetate--CoA ligase family protein → MTVVETDSAPTQYDMGALLNPRRIAVVGANDRSEAFTGGTVVNLRRHGYTGEVYPINPRRDVVGGYRAYPDLGSLPGPIDQAVIVVKADSVVPMLDEAVAAGARAAIVISSGFGEGAAGAEGRRRAAQLRDFLSRHPIPLLGPSTTGLVNLNDSFVPRAVTNHLEPARLRTGPVALISQSGAANNAVFNRAQSHGVGIGLAVATGVQADIGVWDIARVAVDDPRITVLAMLVEDLGAPADYESVLRSAARAGKPVVLLRTGRSEVGRSAIATHTGSLAGNWAVEREMMEALGVILAADLDQLWEIAAIATHWGAAPRSRVGLGVIGMSGGEGAVIADHADEAGIAMPEVSVAFTELVGEKLTLAGAGNPFDPTGEAIGRQQNALDAMTGFITLNDYDVHLLALNAQAVPAEGGLLDQLLDGLSTTGSRIGISYWDIPGYSDGLADRLTTFAGPVLPSSARMIDAIGAWSRGRAVVPGREPERPAAALAADHAVDYWTARSALSEVGVPFADAALVHDGQAAMRAARTIGYPVVLKANVESTVHKAAAGLIRLGVTDEDSVARHFTELCDAGNGVVVEKAVLSTSSLIVGTVFDPHVGSVVMVGSGGGAAEQLQDTAVCPTRLLTVSAARDALRRCAMGRFLEHREPERFTQVAELLIALGRAVDGQMISVDLNPVVVTPAGIVALDARIENSGQQS, encoded by the coding sequence ATGACCGTTGTCGAGACCGATTCCGCGCCTACGCAGTACGACATGGGTGCGTTGCTGAATCCGCGACGCATCGCGGTAGTGGGCGCCAACGATCGCAGTGAGGCCTTCACCGGTGGCACCGTCGTCAACCTCCGCCGGCACGGATACACCGGCGAGGTGTATCCGATCAACCCGCGGCGGGATGTCGTCGGCGGCTACCGGGCCTACCCGGACCTCGGTTCGCTGCCGGGACCGATCGACCAGGCGGTGATCGTCGTGAAGGCCGATTCGGTGGTGCCGATGCTGGATGAGGCGGTGGCCGCGGGAGCCCGCGCGGCGATCGTCATCTCCTCGGGCTTCGGCGAGGGCGCGGCCGGCGCGGAGGGCCGGCGACGGGCCGCGCAGTTGCGGGACTTCCTTTCGCGGCATCCGATTCCGCTCCTGGGTCCGTCCACGACCGGGCTGGTGAACCTCAATGACAGCTTTGTTCCGCGCGCGGTCACCAACCATCTCGAACCGGCCCGGCTCCGTACCGGACCGGTGGCGCTGATCTCGCAGTCGGGCGCCGCGAACAATGCGGTGTTCAACCGGGCGCAATCGCACGGTGTCGGTATCGGGCTCGCTGTCGCCACCGGAGTTCAGGCCGATATCGGGGTCTGGGACATCGCACGGGTGGCGGTCGACGATCCGCGCATCACCGTACTGGCCATGCTGGTCGAGGATTTGGGTGCGCCCGCGGATTACGAGAGCGTGCTGCGGTCCGCGGCGCGGGCGGGCAAGCCGGTGGTGCTGCTGCGTACCGGCCGCAGCGAGGTGGGAAGGTCGGCGATCGCCACCCACACCGGGTCGCTGGCGGGCAATTGGGCCGTCGAGCGGGAGATGATGGAGGCGTTGGGCGTTATCCTGGCCGCCGACCTCGACCAGCTGTGGGAGATCGCCGCGATCGCGACGCACTGGGGGGCCGCTCCCCGCAGTCGGGTCGGTCTCGGCGTGATCGGTATGTCGGGAGGGGAAGGCGCCGTGATCGCCGACCACGCCGACGAAGCCGGGATCGCGATGCCCGAGGTATCCGTGGCCTTCACCGAACTGGTCGGCGAGAAACTGACGCTGGCGGGCGCGGGCAACCCGTTCGATCCGACCGGGGAGGCGATCGGCCGGCAACAGAATGCCCTGGACGCCATGACGGGCTTCATCACCCTCAACGACTACGACGTGCACCTGCTGGCGTTGAACGCGCAGGCGGTCCCCGCTGAAGGGGGGCTGCTCGACCAACTGTTGGACGGACTGTCCACGACCGGGAGCCGGATCGGCATCTCGTACTGGGATATTCCCGGATACTCCGATGGCCTGGCCGATCGGTTGACGACATTCGCCGGACCGGTTCTACCCAGCTCGGCGCGGATGATCGACGCGATCGGCGCCTGGTCGAGAGGCCGAGCCGTCGTACCGGGCCGGGAGCCCGAGCGGCCGGCCGCGGCGCTGGCGGCCGATCACGCGGTGGATTACTGGACCGCGAGATCGGCGCTGAGCGAGGTAGGAGTGCCGTTCGCCGACGCGGCGCTGGTACACGACGGACAGGCCGCGATGAGGGCGGCCCGGACGATCGGGTATCCGGTGGTGCTGAAGGCGAACGTCGAGAGCACCGTGCACAAGGCAGCGGCGGGGCTGATCCGTCTCGGGGTCACCGATGAGGATTCCGTGGCGCGGCATTTCACCGAGCTGTGTGACGCCGGGAACGGGGTCGTGGTGGAGAAAGCGGTGCTCTCGACCTCCTCGCTCATTGTGGGCACGGTGTTCGATCCGCACGTGGGGTCGGTGGTGATGGTGGGCAGTGGCGGCGGCGCCGCGGAACAACTGCAGGATACGGCGGTATGTCCCACCCGGTTGCTGACCGTATCGGCCGCGCGGGACGCGCTGCGCAGGTGCGCGATGGGAAGATTCCTCGAACATCGTGAACCGGAGCGATTCACCCAGGTAGCCGAGCTTCTCATCGCTCTCGGCCGGGCAGTCGACGGGCAGATGATCTCCGTGGACCTCAATCCTGTGGTTGTCACCCCGGCGGGAATCGTCGCACTCGACGCCCGCATCGAGAATTCGGGGCAACAATCATGA
- a CDS encoding acyclic terpene utilization AtuA family protein, producing MRPIRIANFSGFFGDRASALAQMIRTAEADVLTGDYLAEVTMSVLAKQRDRNPGAGYAAGFLAQLRPVLAEFAGGDARIVVNAGGLHPRGLAAAVRELAQAGGHPIPVATVVGDDVLDQVAGSDAVTRFDDFCPVTANAYLGGWGIARALADGARIVVCGRVADASLVVGAAAWWHGWDRDAWDPLAGALIAGHLIECGTQVTGGNFSGFDATALSDLAFPVADIAGDGTVVVSKPEPSGGRVSVDTVTAQLVYEVQGRWYANPDVVADLSTISLEQTGIDAVTVSGTVGAPPPPTTKVAMTGEGDWENSMLIGVTGMDFAAKRQVLEQGVRAALAGVAGISAVCVELIGCEAQAPTSQNEATGFLRVVVQGTDETAVGRSFSSAIVEMALASFPGIYLTAPPGKAIRRGAYRAISIDQGIPDHQVIAEDGSVVAIEPPAVTRAYAEEFDAPAEPAADDHDNLVEVRLGALAHARSGDKGGDANIGVWAHDSQVWPWLRDRLTVPQLRRLLPEAGDLSIDRVELPNLMAVNFVIRGLLGGGAISSLRLDSQAKGLGEYLRACRVEAPKTLVSELHR from the coding sequence ATGAGACCTATTCGAATCGCCAACTTCTCCGGCTTCTTCGGGGACCGTGCCAGCGCGTTGGCTCAGATGATCCGGACCGCGGAGGCAGACGTCCTCACTGGTGACTACCTCGCGGAGGTCACCATGAGTGTTCTGGCGAAGCAGCGCGACCGGAATCCCGGTGCCGGATACGCCGCCGGTTTCCTGGCCCAGCTGCGGCCGGTACTCGCCGAGTTCGCCGGTGGCGATGCGCGGATCGTGGTCAATGCCGGGGGCTTACACCCCCGCGGTCTGGCCGCGGCGGTGCGTGAGCTGGCGCAGGCCGGGGGACATCCCATTCCGGTCGCCACGGTCGTCGGCGACGATGTGCTGGATCAGGTTGCCGGGTCGGACGCGGTGACGCGCTTCGACGACTTCTGCCCGGTGACCGCCAACGCCTACCTCGGCGGCTGGGGTATCGCCCGAGCGTTGGCGGACGGCGCGCGAATAGTCGTCTGCGGCCGCGTGGCGGATGCGTCGCTGGTGGTCGGCGCCGCCGCCTGGTGGCACGGGTGGGACCGGGACGCGTGGGACCCACTGGCCGGTGCGCTGATCGCGGGCCACCTCATCGAATGCGGGACGCAGGTCACCGGCGGTAACTTCTCCGGATTCGACGCCACGGCACTGTCGGACCTCGCCTTTCCCGTCGCCGACATCGCCGGGGACGGCACGGTGGTCGTCTCGAAACCGGAACCATCCGGCGGCCGTGTCTCGGTCGACACTGTGACAGCGCAGCTGGTCTACGAGGTGCAGGGGCGGTGGTATGCCAATCCCGATGTCGTGGCGGATCTGAGCACGATCTCGCTGGAGCAGACCGGAATCGATGCCGTGACGGTATCCGGCACGGTGGGAGCCCCGCCGCCGCCGACCACCAAGGTCGCGATGACCGGCGAGGGGGACTGGGAGAACTCCATGCTCATCGGTGTCACCGGCATGGACTTCGCGGCCAAACGTCAGGTTCTGGAACAGGGTGTGCGTGCCGCTCTCGCCGGCGTCGCCGGGATCTCGGCGGTATGTGTCGAGCTGATCGGCTGTGAGGCGCAAGCGCCCACGAGCCAGAACGAGGCCACCGGATTCCTCCGCGTGGTGGTGCAGGGGACCGACGAGACCGCTGTCGGCCGGTCGTTCTCCAGCGCGATCGTCGAAATGGCCCTGGCGAGCTTTCCCGGGATCTACCTCACCGCGCCGCCCGGTAAGGCGATCCGGCGCGGCGCCTACCGAGCCATCTCTATCGACCAGGGGATCCCGGACCATCAGGTCATCGCCGAGGACGGCAGCGTCGTGGCGATCGAGCCACCGGCGGTGACGCGCGCTTACGCGGAAGAGTTCGACGCGCCGGCCGAGCCCGCCGCCGATGATCATGACAACCTCGTGGAGGTTCGTCTGGGCGCGCTCGCCCACGCCCGGTCCGGGGACAAGGGCGGTGACGCGAATATCGGGGTGTGGGCGCACGACAGTCAGGTATGGCCGTGGTTACGGGACCGGCTGACCGTCCCGCAACTGCGCCGGCTCCTGCCCGAGGCCGGCGACCTGTCCATCGACCGCGTCGAGTTGCCGAACCTGATGGCGGTCAACTTCGTCATCCGCGGCCTTCTCGGCGGCGGTGCGATCTCCTCACTGCGGCTGGACAGCCAGGCCAAAGGCCTCGGCGAATACCTCCGAGCCTGCCGCGTCGAGGCACCGAAAACCCTCGTCTCCGAGCTCCACCGCTAG
- a CDS encoding IS5 family transposase — translation MNSVTATCRADLTDAQWAKLKPLLPAGMKPGRPPRWSKRRLIDGIRWRIRTGSPWRDIPTTYGPWQTVYGLFRRWQRDGTWESILTALQAHADAGGEIEWTVSVDSTIARAHQHAAGARRDFDGQVEPAGGFDDEPADHGLGRSRGGFTTKLHLAADQGQRPLALVITPGQWADCPQFTTVLGEIRVPRLGVGGTRSRPDRVLADKAYSSAANRAYLRQRGIKATIPIKADQAAHRVAKGNAGGRPPAFDPNLYKLRHAVECTISRLKQHRAVATRYDKLAVRYLATVRVAAINLWLSGHDL, via the coding sequence GTGAACAGCGTAACGGCAACGTGCCGTGCGGATCTGACTGATGCTCAGTGGGCGAAACTGAAACCGCTACTACCTGCTGGTATGAAGCCGGGTCGGCCACCGCGGTGGTCGAAACGCCGGTTGATCGACGGGATCCGGTGGCGGATCCGGACCGGCAGCCCGTGGCGTGATATTCCGACAACGTATGGGCCGTGGCAGACGGTGTACGGGTTGTTCCGCCGCTGGCAGCGTGACGGCACGTGGGAATCGATACTGACCGCGCTGCAAGCCCACGCCGACGCGGGCGGCGAGATCGAGTGGACGGTGAGCGTGGACTCCACGATCGCCCGTGCGCACCAGCATGCGGCGGGTGCCCGCCGCGACTTCGACGGTCAGGTCGAACCGGCGGGTGGTTTCGACGACGAACCCGCTGACCACGGTCTGGGACGGTCGCGGGGTGGGTTCACCACGAAGCTGCATCTGGCCGCCGACCAGGGCCAGCGGCCGTTGGCTCTGGTGATCACACCTGGTCAGTGGGCCGATTGCCCGCAGTTCACGACGGTGCTCGGCGAAATACGGGTGCCGCGACTCGGGGTCGGTGGCACCCGGTCGCGACCGGATCGGGTCCTGGCCGACAAAGCCTATTCCTCGGCGGCCAACCGTGCTTACCTGCGGCAACGCGGGATCAAGGCAACCATCCCGATCAAGGCGGACCAGGCAGCGCATCGCGTGGCCAAAGGAAACGCTGGCGGCCGGCCGCCAGCGTTCGACCCGAACCTCTACAAACTGCGCCACGCCGTGGAATGCACGATCAGCCGCCTCAAACAGCACCGCGCAGTCGCCACCCGCTATGACAAACTCGCTGTCCGCTACCTGGCCACGGTCCGCGTCGCCGCAATCAACCTGTGGTTATCCGGCCACGACTTATGA
- a CDS encoding winged helix-turn-helix transcriptional regulator has translation MSHSHIDVPALASEACPVSEVLDHVSGKWSIGILVAAAQGPVRFTELERSIRGISRRMLTLKLRRLERDGLLTRTVYPTVPPKVEYTLTEMARELHESLLTLTGWATRHRSAIAAAQAEYDSRPD, from the coding sequence ATGTCCCACAGTCACATCGATGTGCCGGCCCTGGCCAGCGAAGCTTGCCCGGTCTCGGAGGTCCTCGACCACGTCTCCGGAAAGTGGAGTATCGGCATCTTGGTCGCGGCCGCGCAAGGACCGGTCCGTTTCACAGAACTCGAGCGATCGATACGGGGAATCAGCCGACGCATGCTCACGCTGAAGCTGCGGAGGTTGGAGCGCGACGGACTGCTTACCCGCACCGTGTACCCCACAGTTCCACCGAAGGTCGAGTACACCCTCACCGAGATGGCCAGAGAGCTGCACGAATCCCTGTTGACCCTGACCGGGTGGGCGACCCGGCACCGGAGCGCCATCGCCGCCGCACAAGCCGAGTACGACAGTCGACCGGACTAG
- a CDS encoding IS5 family transposase, whose translation MASVAVTGRADLTDAQWARLQPLLPRNQKTGRPPVWTKRQLINGIRWRTRVGCPWRDIPAHYGSWSAIYGLFRRWQRTGAWAVILKTLQACAEAAGAIRWQISVDSTIMRAHQHAAGARRDPDNQAEPPSGPGEREPGDHALGRSRGGWTTKLHLTCEDRCRVMSMLLTGGQAGDSPHFAAVLDRIQIPASGSRARRRPDRVLADKAYSSRGNRNWLRRRGIKATIPVPDGQAGHRRARGSAGGRPPAFDPVIYRDRNTIERGINQLKQHRAVATRFDKLAVRYLATIHIAAINQWLRHP comes from the coding sequence ATGGCCAGCGTAGCGGTGACGGGGCGCGCGGATCTGACCGATGCGCAATGGGCGCGGTTGCAGCCGCTGCTGCCCCGTAACCAGAAGACGGGCCGTCCGCCCGTGTGGACGAAACGACAACTCATCAACGGAATCAGATGGCGCACCCGCGTCGGTTGCCCGTGGCGCGATATCCCAGCCCACTACGGATCCTGGTCGGCGATCTATGGGCTTTTCCGGCGATGGCAGCGAACCGGAGCTTGGGCAGTGATCCTGAAAACGCTGCAAGCCTGCGCCGAGGCCGCCGGTGCGATCAGATGGCAGATCAGCGTCGACTCCACGATCATGCGAGCCCATCAGCACGCGGCCGGGGCCCGCCGCGACCCCGACAATCAAGCTGAACCACCGAGCGGCCCCGGTGAGCGCGAACCCGGTGACCATGCCCTGGGCCGGTCACGAGGCGGATGGACAACAAAACTACATTTGACCTGCGAGGACCGTTGCCGGGTGATGAGCATGCTGCTCACCGGCGGCCAGGCCGGCGACAGTCCGCACTTCGCGGCGGTCCTCGACCGGATCCAGATCCCCGCATCCGGGAGCCGGGCCCGCCGACGACCGGATCGCGTACTGGCCGACAAGGCGTACTCCAGTCGCGGCAACCGCAACTGGCTGCGTCGGCGCGGGATCAAAGCCACGATCCCGGTGCCCGACGGTCAAGCCGGCCACCGCCGGGCCCGCGGTTCGGCCGGTGGACGACCACCGGCGTTCGATCCGGTGATCTACCGTGACCGCAACACCATCGAACGCGGCATCAACCAGCTCAAACAACACCGTGCAGTCGCCACCCGATTCGACAAACTCGCCGTCCGCTACCTCGCAACCATCCACATCGCCGCGATCAACCAATGGCTCCGCCACCCATGA
- a CDS encoding TetR/AcrR family transcriptional regulator yields MSETTARPLRADAERSVRAILEAAERLLSADPGASMEQIAAAAGVSRATIHRRFAHRQALVDALVDSAARQLTAAVESGRPDTAPPLVALHQITANVLEVKGAWTFALGVRPDPDSDAATLHAAMAQHCIAVLERAKADELIDAAADLDWVRRVYYALIGESLHGNAEGSDSDTLAARIVDTLLHGAAPRG; encoded by the coding sequence ATGAGCGAGACCACGGCGCGGCCGCTGCGCGCCGACGCGGAGCGCAGCGTGCGGGCGATCCTGGAGGCGGCCGAACGCCTGTTGTCCGCGGACCCCGGAGCGTCCATGGAGCAGATCGCGGCGGCCGCGGGCGTGTCCCGGGCGACGATCCATCGACGATTCGCTCACCGGCAGGCCCTCGTCGACGCCTTGGTCGATTCAGCCGCTCGCCAACTCACGGCCGCGGTCGAATCCGGCCGTCCCGACACCGCGCCGCCGCTGGTCGCGCTGCACCAGATCACCGCCAATGTCCTGGAGGTGAAGGGCGCTTGGACCTTTGCCCTCGGCGTGCGGCCCGACCCCGATAGTGACGCGGCAACCCTGCACGCGGCCATGGCCCAGCACTGCATCGCGGTGCTGGAACGGGCCAAGGCGGACGAACTCATCGACGCGGCCGCAGACCTCGACTGGGTGCGCCGGGTCTACTACGCGCTGATCGGAGAGTCGCTGCACGGCAACGCCGAAGGCAGCGACTCCGACACCCTGGCCGCTCGTATCGTCGATACGCTCCTGCACGGCGCGGCCCCGCGCGGCTGA
- a CDS encoding helix-turn-helix domain-containing protein: protein MRCRIVLACAEPGAANAHVAAAVGVTPITVAKWRKRFTVRSATPKVSAVNRIWSLVPADILVSPHSAGTWMVIGVRQSARISVWRTCSPRSWRAHRPWRCTGSSGSWEL from the coding sequence TTGCGGTGCCGGATCGTGTTGGCGTGCGCGGAGCCGGGTGCGGCGAACGCGCATGTGGCGGCAGCAGTGGGTGTTACGCCGATTACCGTGGCGAAGTGGCGGAAGCGCTTCACCGTGCGCTCGGCAACCCCCAAGGTCTCTGCCGTCAACCGCATATGGTCACTGGTACCCGCTGACATTCTCGTGTCGCCTCACAGTGCCGGTACCTGGATGGTTATCGGTGTCCGACAATCGGCTCGGATCTCGGTGTGGAGGACCTGCTCACCGCGCTCCTGGAGAGCGCACCGCCCATGGAGGTGCACTGGAAGCAGCGGGAGCTGGGAGCTTTGA
- a CDS encoding nuclear transport factor 2 family protein — protein MSPISPQFRELTDRAAILDTVVAYATAVDTKDWEMLAVLFTDDARWEYSATGEQHDGPAAIVARISAGLERLDVTQHLNGNHVITLHAGEAEHTCYYHAQHICRGLSGGENFLAGGSYHDRLRRTTNGWRFVSRSLSSSWSEGNPAVIGRR, from the coding sequence ATGTCCCCTATTTCCCCGCAGTTCCGGGAGCTCACAGACCGTGCCGCGATCCTGGATACGGTGGTGGCATACGCGACGGCGGTAGACACCAAGGACTGGGAGATGCTGGCCGTGTTGTTCACCGATGACGCACGCTGGGAGTACAGCGCAACAGGCGAACAGCACGACGGCCCCGCCGCGATCGTCGCCCGGATCAGCGCCGGTCTCGAACGGCTCGACGTCACCCAGCACTTGAACGGAAACCATGTCATCACTCTGCATGCAGGCGAGGCGGAGCACACCTGCTATTACCATGCCCAACACATATGTCGGGGCCTGTCCGGTGGTGAGAATTTCCTCGCAGGCGGAAGCTACCACGACCGGTTGCGGCGCACTACGAACGGCTGGCGATTCGTCTCGCGCAGCCTGAGCAGTAGTTGGAGCGAGGGCAACCCCGCCGTCATCGGCCGAAGATGA